The following nucleotide sequence is from uncultured Draconibacterium sp..
CACGTCCAAATTCATCGGTCCCGGAAGAAAAACCCATTCCATAGTTTGTTTTTTCTCCGTTTTTCAAGGTTTGTGGTGTAATCAGTTTTTGTTTTACTTCTTCGGGGAAAAGCGTATTATTCAGCATTGCATTCCCAAACTTTACCAAATCTGCTGAGGTAGAAATAAAACCACCACCGGCCCATTTGTAACTGTTGTCGACGAAGGGTGCATTTATAACTTTCCCCTCATTCATGTCATAATAACCGGCACGAAACAAGATAAGCGAATCCATACGTTCGGCGGTTGTCTCAGTCATTCCTAAGGGATCAAAAACACGCGTTTGCATAAAATGCAAAAACTCCTCACCTGAAGCACCTTCCATTACAGCACTTAAAAGGTTAAATCCATAGCTCGAGTAACTGTACTTTGTTCCCGGCTCAAACAATAAGGTATCATTCATAAAAATTTCCAATCCATCGCTCACCGTTGGATAGTACTTTGACGACAGGAATTCATCCCCATTGTAATGGCGTATTCCGGCCAAATGCCCGGCCACCTGGCGTGTGGTTATTTCGTATTTCTTTTTCGGGAAATCAGGTACATATTTCTGAACCGGTGCATCAAGATCAATCTTTCCTTCCTCAATCAAGATGCCCAATCCGGCCGCTGTTAATGATTTGGAAATACTTCCAATTCTGAACTTTGTTTTTTCCGGATATACCGGCACCTGTTGCTCGTAATTTCCCAAACCAAATCCTTTCGACAAAACAATCTCGTTTGCGATTGAAACAGTGGCTGTCCAACCCACCGATTCGCTTTCAACACGCAATTGTTCGATGTAGTCTTCTGCCGTTTTTATTTTAGGATCTTCTTTGGCGCAGGAAATTCCAATGAGTAACAATAAGATTAGCAGATAATACAGGTTTTTCATTGTAGTATAATTTAGGTTACTGATGTCGCAACGTAGAGAACGTTTTTAAAGTTACAAGAAAAACAGAATTTCAGAAATAGTGCATTTTAAAGAATAAATCATCTTTTTTGCTCTTTTTGCCAAATTGTGTATTTTTGCCGCGCATTTTAAACGTAGGTAACATGTTTTTATACAACCGGGTAAATAAGGAAGAACTAAAAAAAAGACTGGCTGAAGAGCCTTTTCAGCGTAAAACGATTTCGTTTTATCGATATCATATTTTGGAAGATCCGCAAACGTTTCGCGATGAGCTTTTCCGCGACTGGTTTCCGCTGGATTGTTTCGGCCGAATTTATGTAGCCCGCGAAGGAATTAACGCACAAATGAGTGTGCCCGAACATCATTGGGAAGCTTTTGTGGAATCCTTGAAAAAACATGAAATTCTGCAAGACATTCCGATTAAATATGCCATTGAAGACGATGGAAAATCGTTTTACAAATTAACGATTAAGGTGCGCCCAAAACTGGTTGCCGATGGTTTAGACGACGATGCTTACGACGTTACCAACGTAGGAAAACACTTATCGGGAGTTGAATTCCATAATTATATCGGGCAGGAAGACACGGTTGTTATTGACATGCGCAACTACTACGAAAGCGAGATCGGACATTTTGAAGGCGCCATATGCCCCGAGGCGGATACCTTTCGTGAAGAACTGGAGATTGTTACCGATCTGCTGGAAGACAAAAAAGATAAAAAAGTGCTGTTGTACTGTACCGGTGGAATTCGGTGTGAAAAAGCAAGTGCTTACCTGAAACACCAGGGATTTAGAGATGTGAACCAGCTGCACGGCGGGATTCTGGAATATGCCCGACAGATTCAAACGGCTAAGCTCGACTCAAAATTTATTGGAAAAAACTTTGTGTTTGACGAACGTTTGGGCGAAAGTGTAAATGGCGAAATTATTTCAAAGTGCCATCAGTGCGGCAAACCTTGCGATTCGCATACCAACTGCGATAATCACGGGTGTCATATATTGTTTATTCAATGCCCCGAATGTGCCGAGAAATACCATGGGTGCTGCACTCCTGAATGTGCCGATGAAAAAATGCAGGGCACCGGCCGGCCATCCGATTTGCGTATTGGTTTTGGCAATAGCCGCAAGTTTCGAAAAAGTCTTTCGTTAATGCAACTCGAGCAACAGAAATAGTTTCGTTGTACACTTTTATATGTTTTGATATTTTTGCGGCATGAATAATTTTTGGCAAGAGTTTAATGGCCCCGCTTTTTCGCTGGCCCCTATGGAGGATGTTACCGACACGGTCTTTCGCGAAATCGTAATGGGAATGACAGCACCAGGGAAACTGCACATGGTTTTTACCGAGTTCACTTCTGTTGAAGGGATGAATCATCCGGTGGGTCGCGAACGTGTTTCGGAACGATTGATCGTGAATGACTCGGAACGGGCTTTGCTCAAAAAGCTCAACATAAAAATTGTGGCACAAATCTGGGGACGTAACCCGGAAATTTATCACAACATTGCCAAATACATTACCGAAAATTACGATTTCGATGGCATCGACATAAACATGGGGTGTCCGGTAAAAAAGGTGTTTAAAATTGGTGCCTGCAGTGCTTTAATCGGAGAACCGGAACGTGCTAAAGAAATAATTCTGGCCACAAAAGAAGGCACTCACCTGCCCGTTAGTGTAAAAACCCGCACCGGAATAAAAGAACATATTACCGAAAACTGGATTGCCAACCTGTTGGAGGTTGATCCGGCAGCTATTATTTTACACGGCCGTACACAACGCATGCAATCGGACGGCGATGCCAGTTGGGAGGAAATTGCCAAAGCCGTTCAACTTAAAAACAGCTTAAAACCACACATCCCTGTTCATGGTAACGGCGATGTTATGTCGTACCAACAAGGACTTGACCGCGTAAACCAAACCGGAGTGAATGGTGTAATGATCGGTCGTGGAATTTTCCATAATCCCTGGTTTTTTAATCCCGAAAAGGAAGACATTTCGATGGAAGACCGGATTGCCAAATTGCTCGAACACACCCGTCTCTTTGAGCAAACCTGGAGCCCACACAAAAATTTCAATATCCTGAAACGCTTCTATAAAATCTACCTCAATTCGTTTCCGGGAGCGGCAAAAATGCGTGCTGATGTGATGGAAATGAAAGGTTATGACGAGGTATATTCTTATTTCAAATAACACCTCAATCTGATATACCAGATAATTTTCAGCCAAAAATATTCGCCCGGTTAAGGGTGTTCCAGTGATGAGTTGTCATAACTTAGTAAACCAAAATTCAATAGTTATGACTAATCAATCCAACCGCCGGCAGTTTATCATTAACAGTTCTTTTACAGGCTGTGCCATTTTCCTCTCCGGCAAACTTTCAGCTTTTACTTTTCCTCAGGATGAGCTTCCCGATCCGAAAAAACTGAACTATTGTGGCTATACCTGCCCTGCTGATTGTCAGTTTTTGGAAGCATCAGAAAAAAATGATGTTGAACTAAAGAAAAAAGCTAACGAACAATGGAAAATAGAAGAGCATTACGGTATTGCATTTGAGGCTGAAAAGATATTTTGTTTCGGGTGTAAAAATTCGGATAAGCCGGCCGGTGTGGTTCTTACCAATTGTACGGTTCGGGCGTGCGCCATCGATAAACAGTTCGACTCCTGCATTCAGTGCAAGCAACTAAAAAACTGTGATAAAGATCTTTGGAAAAGATTTCCTGATTTTCATAAATCAGTTATCACCATGCAGGAAACGTATTTTGAAAGTAAAGCCTGAAAATTCTTCATAAAACTGTAATTATTTGACCGTTACTTCTACTTTTATTTCATAAAAACCGAAATAACCGTTATGAAGAATTTGTACCTGCTTTTCATCTGTCTTATAGCTTTTTCTTGTAGTCCGAACAAAACCAAAATTTACCAGTGGCGCGGCGAAGACCGCAAAGGGATTTTTAACGAGCCAGATCTTCTAAAAGAATGGCCGGAAGAAGGACCTGCCGAACTGTGGTATGTTGAAGGAATTGGAGATGGATATGGTACGCCCACAATAACCGACAATGAGATTTTTATAACCGGAGCTATCGACAGCACTGCCACTTTATTCTGTATCGATTTAAGCGGGAAGAAAAAATGGGAAGTGGCTATCGGCAAAGAATGGGTAAGCAGTTATCCGGGATCGCGCTCTCAGCCAACTGTTGTTGACGATTTAATTTATGTTGGTTCGGGAATGGGAAATTTATTTTGCCTGAAACGCTCGAATGGTGAATTGGTTTGGGAAAAACGTTTTGTGGAAGATTTTGAAGGTATTTACCCGCGATTTGGGCACTCGGAAGCGCCTCTTATCGATGGCGACAAAGTATTCTGGACTCCAGGTGGAAAAGAGTACAATGTGGTCGCTTTAAACCGTTTGACAGGTGAGTTGCTGTGGAGTAATCCTGGGCACAGCGAACGATCGGGATACAATCCCGGAACACTGATCAAACTACCAGCACGCCACATTTTCGTTACGTTCTCTGCTTATAATATGATGGGGTTTGATGCTGAGACAGGTGAACTGTTGTGGACACACGCCCAGGATAACGTACCGGTTGATAAACGTCAGCCGGGTATGGGCGATACACACAGCAACTGTGTTGTTTACGACTCCGGTTACATATACTACGTCGCCGGAGATGGAAATTGTGGTGTGAAACTTCAACTCTCGGAAGATGGAACAGCCATTCAAGAAGTGTGGCGGAATAAAGGTTTTGACAGTTATATGGGCGGCATTGTAAAAATTGAGGACCATTTATACGGTAGTGCCACTTCGAAAAAGTTTTTCAGAAGTATTGATGCCACGAGTGGCGAACTAAGCGACTCACTAAAACTGGGTTGGGGCGCTGTTATTGCAGCCGATGATCTGTTATACTATTATGGACAAAATGGAACATTGTCATTAGTCGGTTTCGATGAAACCGGGAAAATGAATCCGATCAGCGATTTTAAAATTACACGAGGTTCAAAAGAGCATTTCTCGCACCCGGTAATTAAAGACGGAATTTTATACCAACGTCATGGTCAGGTGCTGATGGCTTTCGATATAAAGGAAAAGGCTTAAAGTTCTACATATTTGAGGAACTCTTCGCGGACACTTTTGTCTTTAAATTTTCCGGAATATTCGGCAGTAACGGTACTGCTGCTTTCATCCTGAATTCCACGCGATGATACACACATGTGTTTGGCATCGATAACAACGGCCACATCATCGGTTTTAAGTATGGTTTTTAGCTCGTTGGCAATTTGCACAGTTAACCGTTCCTGCACCTGAGGACGACGGGCAAAATAGTCGACAATACGGTTTATTTTGCTCAAACCAATTACTTCGCCCGATGAAATGTAAGCCACGTGTGCTTTTCCAACTATCGGCAAAAAATGATGCTCACAGGTCGAATTCATGTTGATGTTCTTTTCCACCAGCATTTCGCCGTATTTGAATTTATTTTCGAAGACAGAGACTTTCGGTTTATTGGCAGGGTTTAATCCGTTGAATATTTCCTTCACAAACATTTTGGCCACACGATGTGGTGTTCCACTCAAACTATCATCATTCAAATCGAGTCCCATTGTTTCCATTATGTCGCGAAACTTCTCTTCAATAATTTCCATCTTTCTTTCGTCGCTTAGCTCGAAAGCATTAGCGCGCATTGGAGTATCAATTGAAGTTGCAATATGATTATCGCCTATTGTCTCATGATTATCATGTCCGTTTGTTTTACCATTCCTTCCATTTCCGGTATTGGTAAATATTATTTCTTCTCTGTAACTCATAATTTCTATTTCTAGTTTCTACGAGTTAATAAACAGACCAAAAACTATTTTGTTTAATCTATAAAAACAGAATATTAAACAAACCACTCCGTTTTTATAAGCCACCTATCAACTTTCCAGAAGCACCCAATGAAACTATCTGGTTTTTAACCACATAAAAAGACGCACAAAAAAAACAAGTTTTAACGGCTCAATCCCCTATCGCCATTCGTTTACACCGCAAAACAGGAATTCAATTTTTTTTGCCATTTTTTTTCATTTTTCTTTGCCAGTGTAAAAACAATTTCTACTTTTGCACACGCTTTAACAAAGCAACGACGTTCAAAAAAAGTATTGGGGGATAAGTTTTAATAATATCGCTGAAAAGCGAATTAAAATTTGGCAAGGATATTCACTTTTGGAGAGGTGGGTGAGTGGCTGAAACCACCAGTTTGCTAAACTGACGTACGGGTAACTGTACCGGGGGTTCGAATCCCCCCCTCTCCGCATTATATATTTCGGGATGTAGCGCAGTCCGGTTAGCGCACCTGCTTTGGGAGCAGGGGGTCCCAGGTTCGAATCCTGGTATCCCGACTAAGAGGAAAATCAAAATCCATCAAAAGCCTGTAAATCAGATGATTTACAGGCTTTTTTGTTTTTATGATGTCAAAATAAACCATTTTAAACCGTTGTAAATGCGACCTAAACGGTGACCTCTCATTTTTTATACCTTAGAGGTCACCGCGCAAGCCATAAAAGACTATAATACTGAACATTACAGCGGTCTTATTTCCTATAAAATGGTGCGGTTTGGTTCAATTTGGAGCTAAAAATAAGTAGTAAACGGTGACCTCTGAGGGAACCAGAACCAAATTAAATTAATTGACATGAATTCAAAAAGTACTTTCGGAATCCATTTCGTTCTAAAAAACAGTAAAGTAATTGATGGAACAGCACCTATTTATGCAAGAATTACTGTTGACACCAACAGAGTTGAAATCTCTGTAAAAAAGAGAATCCCTGTTTCCAATTGGCACAAAGGAAAAGGCTTAGCTAAAGGCAAAACTACTGACATCAGTCGGCTCAACTCCTATCTTGAGCAATTCAGGTCTCAACTAACTGAGTGCTATCAAGACATAATTGTAAATAAACAAACTGTAACACCTGAAGCAATTAAAAACAAATTTTTGGGAGTTGAAGATTCTGGAGAAACACTTAAAGGACTTGTTAAATACCACAATACCGGCATGGATTCGAACCTTAGGTGGGGAACATTAAAAAACTACAATACCACTGAAAAGTATATCGAGAAGTTTTTGAAGCAGAAATTCAAACGCAATGATATTTACCTGGTAGAGTTAAATTACAAGTTCATAACTGATTTCGAGCACTTCTTGCGAAAATACCAGCCTGAAGATCATCATTTACCGATGGGTAATAATACGGTAATGAAACACATTGAAAGATTGCGTAAAATGACCAACCTCGCCGTAAGACTTGGATGGCTTGACAAAGATCCTTTTGTAGCCTATCGGTTGTCGTTTAAACGAGTGGAACGGGAATTTTTAACGCAACTGGAACTGGATACCATCAAAAAGAAACAATTCAAGATTGAACGCCTTCAGTATGTGAAAGATTTATTCGTTTTTAGTTGCTATACCGGACTGTCTTATATAGATGTTATGAATCTTCAACCTAATAAGATTCGAATTGGAATTAACGGTATGAACTGGATTATTACACAAAGAGAAAAAACGACGACACCGGTACGAATTCCAATATTATCACAAGCCCAGGTTTTAATCGACAAGTACAAAGACCATCCTCGCTCCGCCAATAAAGGAACAATTTTCCCAAATATATCCAATCAAAAGTTGAATAGTTACCTCAAAGAAATTGCGGATGTTTGCGAAATTGACAAAAATCTTACTTTTCATGTAGCCCGACATACTTTCGCAACAACAGTAACCCTTACGAATGGTGTTCCTATTGAATCCGTAAGCAAGATGCTGGGGCATACCGATCTAAAGACAACACAGATTTATGCAAAGGTTGTAGAAAAAAAGATCAGTGATGATATGGCCAATCTAGAAGCATATTTATCTGGTGAGAAATCTGAAAAGAAGAAAGCAAAATAGTTACTATCTATTTTCTAACATATAAAAGTTTCCTTTTGTGAAACTTTTACTTACTTTGTAAAGTAGAACAATGAAAGTTCATTTAATAAAAGTACAATCAATCGAAAGCTATGTAAGTGAGAATGTCCAAAGTAAAAGGGCTTTTGAAATCTGGCTTTCGATTGTAAAACATGCTAATTGGAATACCCCTCAGGATATTGTGAGAACGTTTAATTCTGCCGATATTTTGGGGAAAGGTTCAAACAGAGTTGTTTTTAATATTGGTGGTAACAAATACCGGATTATCTGCCAGTATTATTTTGGAAAACAGAAAGTACATCTGTTTGTAAAATGGATTGGAACGCATGCTGCATACACTAAACTCTGTAATAATGAAGAACAGTATTCAGTTGATATCTATTAACGAAAGAGACATGGAAGCTTTAAAATATACCGTAATAAAAACTGCAGGACAGTACAACAACTATTGTAATATCCTTGAGAATCTTCTTTCAAAGGCCTCTCCTGCCCTTGATGATGAAATTGAGCTGATAACGCTTCTCATCGAGAAGTGGGATTCGGAACACAATACCTTTAAAGATCTGGATCCTGTCCAACTTATCAAGTCATTAATGGAAGAGAACAACCTCAAAGCTGTTGGATTGGCAAAACTCCTAGGATTGTCGAAAGGAACAGTTTCAAAGATTCTGAATTACCAGAAAGGCCTGTCGAAAGAAACGATTCGTAAACTATCCGATAATTTTCAAATTTCACAGGAAGCCTTTAACCGGCCTTACAAACTGAAAAACGAGATTAACAGGCAATTTCGTGATGCCAGCTTAATGAATACTAAAAAAGATTTGGGGGCTTCATTAGCCATATAATCAGAAATTCATTGAAAGAGAAGTTGATTTAATTTTCTTCTTTTTAGGACCATCAAGAACTGGTTTAGGATTCGATTCCTGATGATTCAGAATATAATCAACAGCCTTTTGAGCTAATCCGGAAGCCAATACAATAAACTTCTTATCGCTTTTCAGCTTCTTCAACCAACCTTGAATGTAAGCAGCACTGTTGTCGATTGTGGCATTTTCTATGCCACATATTCCACAAAGGTAAGCAGCTCCCATTTCAGCCACTAGTTCTTCTTGCTTATCCTAATTTTCGGATAAGCAAGATTATCCTAACTAAAATATTATCCCAACTTTTGGAGCATATCTTTTAGTTTACAGCATGTTAACGCCATAAGAGTTGGGATAATATTTCTTCAAGAAAGTGGGCTGTCTTTGTTAATCTCTGGCATTTATTCGTTAAGGCCAAGATATTCCAGCAAGTCCTTCTTTTTTCGGATGTTTTTCCACTTTTTACCGGTATCCTTCATAACATCATCCTCAAGCGTTGCCAAAGCCTGATTCTTTTGCTCAGTAGAGACAAAAATATAGCGCATTGTCGTATTTATATTAGCATGCCCCATCAATCTTTGGATGGCTACGATATTGAGATGTTGCTCCAGCCAATGACTGGCCCGTGCATGGCGTAGCTGGTGGCAGTGTAAATTCTCGGGCACTTCGGGATTAATACAATGTGCCTTTTGCGCATATATTTTTAGACGCTTATTTACAGCCTCCTGGGTGAGTTTCTTTTTCCTGCCGTCATAATAAACGAAGAATAAAAGATCCCAGGGATTAAGTTTTTTGCCGTGGAACATCTCAATGTAACCCTTTAGGACTTTAGAGACCTCTTTAAGTATTGATGGTGACCTTCTTTTTGCTCCCTTACCCAGTACTGCAATATAGTTTTTACCATTTGGCTGAGTTAAATAGATGTCTGATATTTTTAACGATAGCACTTCGTCAATACGAGCACCAATACTGTAAATCAGGTAAAATAGCGTAAAATCACGTTTCCCGATTTTGGTTTTGAGATTGATGACATTAAAAAGAGTTTTAATGGCCTCTTGTGTTATTTCCACCTGTGCCGGCTTGACATATCGCATCTGCTTAACTTCCCGGGCCTCCATCCATAATTGAATAAAGCGGATATCCTTTTTACTCAAGAACTTAAGGAAGTTCTTCAACCCGGCTAGCCGTTGATTACAAGTGGAGTTGGAGCAACTTCTTTCGCTCTTTAACCACAACATCCATTCCTGGATATTAGCAGTTGAAAAAAAATCACCTGAGAGGTTGCCAAAATTGGCTGACTTGGCATCTTTAAGGAAGATAGCGTACAGGGTAATGGCTTTATGATATGACCGCAGAGTATGAGGACTCAGAGCCCTTATTTCAGGAAGATATATCTTCTCCCACTCACGCATTGCCTTTGCGATGACTAAAGATTCAGTTAGTTTCTTCATAATCAAAAAAGTTTGTAAGATTTGGTAACAGTTCATGAAGAGCTTGTCCTGTCAGTTCTTCTAATTGGTTAAAGAACAAAGGAACAAGTTGATAGTAATAACAGGTACTTTCGATTCTTCGATGCCCCATTGAGTGGCTGAGAAAGAGTAGCTTGTCAAACCACTCCGTACCATCATAATCCCAACTATTAATGTTGGTTACAGCGTAAAAGCTACGTAGGTCGTAAGCCCGTGCAGGTTCATTGGATATGGTTTTCCAGATATTTCTAAAGTGATTTGAATGCCATGCAATCCCATGGAAGTTATCATTTCTATCTGGAAAAAATATTTTCCTACCTGGCATAAGTCGTTCCATTGCATCATTATATTGTTTTAACAAGTTCCACATGGTTATATGCAAAGCCACTCTGTGTTGATCAAGACCTTTAGTATGGGCAATATTGATTATGCCATTTGTAAGATCAACATCTTTACATTTGAGCATCAGAGCCTCGTTTGTTCTCATACCGGTACTGTAAAGCAACCGGAAGTATACAGGAACTTGCATTCTCCTAAGCTTAAATATCAATTCGTTTTGGCACCCAACAAGCTTAATTGTAGCGGTGGAATGAAAAAAAGCATTTAATTCACCCTGATTAAATCCATGAGGAGTATATGTGGATTTTTCGTTAGGCAAGTTTTCCGGTATCAAGACATTTGTCCATCCATGTTTATTGGTATATTTTAAGAACTTGCGTATCGGCCTTATCCGTAAATTTCGTGATTTGCATTGTTCAAAAGGCCTTTTGCCGCACCATCCATTGACAATATCATCAGTGAGTATATCTGCATCTGGTTCAATTGATGCGCAGTATTTGTTAAAGCGTATCAGAGTTTTATGAGTAAATCTTGAAAGATGATTTGATGTTTTCAGGTAAAAGATGTATTTATCCATCATCCCAGATACGAACGTTTTAACCAAAGGAAGCTCCGTTTCTGAGACAACCTTCTTCGAACTGGAGATTTGAATTAGTGCCGGTAGCATTAAGGACGTATAGCCACAACTGTTAGTGTACCTAAGAAATTGCCGGATACAACCGGCTCGTGCGTTGTGCGAGAGTTCTGTCTCTCCCGGACGTTTAACACACCATTCATCAACCAACTTCTGCGACATATACAGAATCTTCTTTTTATTCACACAGAAACTGGTAAACGTTCTTAACGGCAGGAAGCTCTGATACCCTAATTTCTTTCCTTTAGATCTATGATAGTCCAAATAGATATCAGTCAGTTCTTCAATTGTTTTCATACCTCGAATACCTCCTTTCCTACGGGATATTGCTCAATGCTTACCCCACATTCACGCAGATGTTTGATGTCAGTATCGATATATGGATTTAAAGATTCCGATGACAGGTGACCAAGAATATCACTGATAACCCTGGGCTGAACGCCATTTTCGAGGACTTTAGATGCCAGGTATCGTCGGAACAACCGGAGACCATTTTCTTTATCATCACTCCTTATTCCTAATTTTGCAAAAAAGCGCCTGATAATACCTCCTATGGTACTTGAGTCCATTGGATTTTCCGGATCGTGGACATTAGTAAAAATACTCTTGATATCCAGGTTTCTTGGTCGTTCATTTGAGAGGTAATCTACCAAGGGATTGCCAACGATAGCCCTGAGTGGCAAGATCATAGGTTGCTGCGTTTTGGATTGAGTAAGTATAATTAGGTCTCTTTCCAAATCGATATTATTAATCCGCATTCGAGCGATGTCGGTTCCTCTTAATGCGGTATACATAGCCATTGATACAACAGCTTTATCACGTAACGAAAAATCATTTCGCGCTCCCTCTTGTAAATTCTCTTTAATAATGCGGATCTCATCATCTTTAAGAGTAGCAAAATTCTTTCTACCGTTTCTTAAACGAGGCATATCATCAATGATACGTGCGCATTGGGCATAGTAATCAGTCCCCATAGCTGATTTTAAAACGGTCTTGATTTTAGTCCTATAGGAGCAACCTCTTAGCTGCTTGTAACCATCATAAAAGAAAGATAATACCATCGATTCCGTGATACCACATAAATCAATCGCCCCATTTCTTTGCATGTGACACAAGAAGGCGGCGCCAGCATTCGATTCTACTCTGATTGACTTTTCACTCTTACATTCTTTTGATGCCACTTGCATGTAATGGTCAACGATGCCTTTGAATGTCGGGTTCAAGTGCTCATAACTACATTCCCTGTACTGAACAGGAGCGAATTTGAGCCTGTTGGGAAAATGATCAAACTCATCAAACCCTTGAATAGTGCGCACGGAGGTGCGATAATAACGAAGTCTTTTGGTGCTTCCTTCAAGACCTTCCCTGGAAATAAATTTCTTGTAAAAATCATTGTAAGACGTGTACTTTCCTTCATGGTCAAACAATCGTCTGAACATGACCTTAACGCCGCCGATGGCGCCGCT
It contains:
- a CDS encoding serine hydrolase domain-containing protein, whose amino-acid sequence is MKNLYYLLILLLLIGISCAKEDPKIKTAEDYIEQLRVESESVGWTATVSIANEIVLSKGFGLGNYEQQVPVYPEKTKFRIGSISKSLTAAGLGILIEEGKIDLDAPVQKYVPDFPKKKYEITTRQVAGHLAGIRHYNGDEFLSSKYYPTVSDGLEIFMNDTLLFEPGTKYSYSSYGFNLLSAVMEGASGEEFLHFMQTRVFDPLGMTETTAERMDSLILFRAGYYDMNEGKVINAPFVDNSYKWAGGGFISTSADLVKFGNAMLNNTLFPEEVKQKLITPQTLKNGEKTNYGMGFSSGTDEFGREYYGHGGGSVGGCSNLIIYPEEKMVVAVITNDSRAKVGNELHKIAEILLGEKQ
- a CDS encoding rhodanese-related sulfurtransferase, translated to MFLYNRVNKEELKKRLAEEPFQRKTISFYRYHILEDPQTFRDELFRDWFPLDCFGRIYVAREGINAQMSVPEHHWEAFVESLKKHEILQDIPIKYAIEDDGKSFYKLTIKVRPKLVADGLDDDAYDVTNVGKHLSGVEFHNYIGQEDTVVIDMRNYYESEIGHFEGAICPEADTFREELEIVTDLLEDKKDKKVLLYCTGGIRCEKASAYLKHQGFRDVNQLHGGILEYARQIQTAKLDSKFIGKNFVFDERLGESVNGEIISKCHQCGKPCDSHTNCDNHGCHILFIQCPECAEKYHGCCTPECADEKMQGTGRPSDLRIGFGNSRKFRKSLSLMQLEQQK
- a CDS encoding tRNA-dihydrouridine synthase, whose product is MNNFWQEFNGPAFSLAPMEDVTDTVFREIVMGMTAPGKLHMVFTEFTSVEGMNHPVGRERVSERLIVNDSERALLKKLNIKIVAQIWGRNPEIYHNIAKYITENYDFDGIDINMGCPVKKVFKIGACSALIGEPERAKEIILATKEGTHLPVSVKTRTGIKEHITENWIANLLEVDPAAIILHGRTQRMQSDGDASWEEIAKAVQLKNSLKPHIPVHGNGDVMSYQQGLDRVNQTGVNGVMIGRGIFHNPWFFNPEKEDISMEDRIAKLLEHTRLFEQTWSPHKNFNILKRFYKIYLNSFPGAAKMRADVMEMKGYDEVYSYFK
- a CDS encoding DUF3795 domain-containing protein codes for the protein MTNQSNRRQFIINSSFTGCAIFLSGKLSAFTFPQDELPDPKKLNYCGYTCPADCQFLEASEKNDVELKKKANEQWKIEEHYGIAFEAEKIFCFGCKNSDKPAGVVLTNCTVRACAIDKQFDSCIQCKQLKNCDKDLWKRFPDFHKSVITMQETYFESKA
- a CDS encoding PQQ-binding-like beta-propeller repeat protein, with amino-acid sequence MKNLYLLFICLIAFSCSPNKTKIYQWRGEDRKGIFNEPDLLKEWPEEGPAELWYVEGIGDGYGTPTITDNEIFITGAIDSTATLFCIDLSGKKKWEVAIGKEWVSSYPGSRSQPTVVDDLIYVGSGMGNLFCLKRSNGELVWEKRFVEDFEGIYPRFGHSEAPLIDGDKVFWTPGGKEYNVVALNRLTGELLWSNPGHSERSGYNPGTLIKLPARHIFVTFSAYNMMGFDAETGELLWTHAQDNVPVDKRQPGMGDTHSNCVVYDSGYIYYVAGDGNCGVKLQLSEDGTAIQEVWRNKGFDSYMGGIVKIEDHLYGSATSKKFFRSIDATSGELSDSLKLGWGAVIAADDLLYYYGQNGTLSLVGFDETGKMNPISDFKITRGSKEHFSHPVIKDGILYQRHGQVLMAFDIKEKA
- the folE gene encoding GTP cyclohydrolase I FolE, giving the protein MSYREEIIFTNTGNGRNGKTNGHDNHETIGDNHIATSIDTPMRANAFELSDERKMEIIEEKFRDIMETMGLDLNDDSLSGTPHRVAKMFVKEIFNGLNPANKPKVSVFENKFKYGEMLVEKNINMNSTCEHHFLPIVGKAHVAYISSGEVIGLSKINRIVDYFARRPQVQERLTVQIANELKTILKTDDVAVVIDAKHMCVSSRGIQDESSSTVTAEYSGKFKDKSVREEFLKYVEL
- a CDS encoding site-specific integrase, which codes for MNSKSTFGIHFVLKNSKVIDGTAPIYARITVDTNRVEISVKKRIPVSNWHKGKGLAKGKTTDISRLNSYLEQFRSQLTECYQDIIVNKQTVTPEAIKNKFLGVEDSGETLKGLVKYHNTGMDSNLRWGTLKNYNTTEKYIEKFLKQKFKRNDIYLVELNYKFITDFEHFLRKYQPEDHHLPMGNNTVMKHIERLRKMTNLAVRLGWLDKDPFVAYRLSFKRVEREFLTQLELDTIKKKQFKIERLQYVKDLFVFSCYTGLSYIDVMNLQPNKIRIGINGMNWIITQREKTTTPVRIPILSQAQVLIDKYKDHPRSANKGTIFPNISNQKLNSYLKEIADVCEIDKNLTFHVARHTFATTVTLTNGVPIESVSKMLGHTDLKTTQIYAKVVEKKISDDMANLEAYLSGEKSEKKKAK
- a CDS encoding type II toxin-antitoxin system HigB family toxin is translated as MKVHLIKVQSIESYVSENVQSKRAFEIWLSIVKHANWNTPQDIVRTFNSADILGKGSNRVVFNIGGNKYRIICQYYFGKQKVHLFVKWIGTHAAYTKLCNNEEQYSVDIY
- a CDS encoding helix-turn-helix domain-containing protein — translated: MKNSIQLISINERDMEALKYTVIKTAGQYNNYCNILENLLSKASPALDDEIELITLLIEKWDSEHNTFKDLDPVQLIKSLMEENNLKAVGLAKLLGLSKGTVSKILNYQKGLSKETIRKLSDNFQISQEAFNRPYKLKNEINRQFRDASLMNTKKDLGASLAI
- a CDS encoding zincin-like metallopeptidase domain-containing protein; its protein translation is MAEMGAAYLCGICGIENATIDNSAAYIQGWLKKLKSDKKFIVLASGLAQKAVDYILNHQESNPKPVLDGPKKKKIKSTSLSMNF